The nucleotide sequence TCATAGAGCTTATTCATCACTCTTTCTATCTGTTCCATTCGGTCTGTGATTTGGGGCATACGCTTTTGATTTTTCTTGACTTCCTCGGTCTGCTCTTTATACAGACTTTCTTTTACAAGTTTTTCAAACTCTGCTTTATTTTCCAAAGAATACTGTGCTATCTTTCGTAAGACTTCTGCGATGTTTTCCATAACTTCATCTACATCAATACGATGTGGGGAGTTGCATTTAGGGTGCTTTGCTTTTCCTTTGGCATATTCACTACAATAGGTTACATGCTGTACTTTTCCGTTTTTGTGTATGGTGCGAATGTGCATTTTTGTTCCGCAATCTTTACAGTACATCAGTCCTGATAATGCGTGAATTTCTCCATCTCCGTTTGGTCTTTTTACAGGTGCGTTTTTTAACATACGCTCTACATTTTCAAAGGTAGTTCTATCTATTATCGGCTCATGGACATTTTCTGTTATTTGCCATTTGCTTTTATCTACATAATGGTTTCTCTTATCTCTGTAATGCTTTTCGGTCTTGAAGTTGACTACATCGCCACAATACTCTTGTCTTTTCAGTATGCGTGTTATGGTTGCTTTGTTCCAGTTGTATCTGTTTTCTTCATTGAGAGGTTTGCTTTTGGCTGTTCCTCTGTCTTGTCGTTTCATATAAAAGGTTGGGGTTAGTATTTCTTTTTCTTTCAGATAAACGGCTATCTGATTTCTGTTTTTCCCCTCCATAAATAGCCTGAAAATGAGTTTTACAACTTCGGCAGCTTCTTTATCAACGATCCAATAATCTTTGTTCTCAGGGTCTTTTATATAGCCGTATGGAGCTTTTGTTGCGACAGGCTTTCCGTTTGCTCCTTTGGTCTTAATTCCTGTCTTTACTTTCTTGCTGATGTCTCTTGCATACCACTCTGACATGATGTTGATAAAGGGAGCAAATTCCAATGTGTTTTGGTCAATGCTGTCTATTCCGTTATTGATAGCGATAAAGCGTACATTGTTTCTTCTAAATATCTCCATCGCATTTCCTACTTGGAGATAATCTCTTCCCCATCTTGTCATATCTTTCATGATGACAATTCCGATTTTGCCTTGCTCTACATCGCTTATCATCTGTGTATAAGCTGAACGGTCAAAGAACCTACCGCTTTCATCATCGTCGATATAATGGCGAATGTTTATCAGCTTTTTATCTCTTGCATACCTTTCTAAAAATGCTTTTTGATTGACAATACTATTACTCTCGCCACCATCTCTATCTTCATCACCAACTGAAAGGCGGGAGTATAGTGCTGTGATTTTATTATGATATTCTATCATGGCATTATCCTCCTTTTTTGTGTCTATATATCACTCCTGTTTCCGATGTGAAGAATCACTCATAGCTCCACCCCACGATCTTTCACTTTAACTTTCTCACGAGTCTTGTGATTTTTTTCCGCAGCTTCCTTGAAAGCAGATAGCGCCTTTTTCACGGATGGCTTTTTCTCCTTGCGGAGATTCTTCGCCATATACTCCTTAAAGGCTGCTTCCATCACATCTGCATCACGGCCCTTGAAGAAAACTAAATACCTTGGTGGATTCTCTAAAATGTCTTTCTTCAAAGCAAAATCAATTCCATACTCCTTGGCTGTTCCTTCAAAGTCTTTGATATTGTCAAGGAGCAGTGATTTTCACTACTCCGAAAGTGCATCAATTCGACAAATAAGAGGAAGATGGAATTACCAATGGTGCTCCATCTCCCCTTTGTGTGTCTACGGTTTTATTTTAGATTGAACGGATAGATACCCGTTTTTTTAATAAGATAAAAATAGCAAAAAACACCGGCGGCTGCAAGCAGCAGGATTAAAACGGCAATAAAAATATTTCTACCCTTTTTCTTTTCGGCGAACGGGTCAAGGTGTGCGAGCCGTGCATTTTTCGGCAATGATGCCAATTTTGTAAGCGAGCTTCCAAGCGGAATGTTGATTTTTGCATGTGCATTGATCGCCCAGCCGTTTGCTTCAAGAATCGGACCGATACTTCTCTTGCGCAATTTCATGGCGGCCAGTATCATCGACGGTACCGATATAATCAGTATAAGCCCGATGAGTCCGATAGGTACCCACAAGCCTAATCCGAATAATGCTTGAAGTAAGCTTCCGATGAGAGTTGAAATTCCGCCTATTGCTGTTCCGATTAAAGCAATCGTCCCAAGATCAAGCTTTTTGTTCGGCAAAGCCGCCGCCGCTTCTTTCGGCATATTGACCGTTTTGTCTGCGGCCGTTGCAACGAGGGCATCCGATTTTTCGTTTGCTGCATTTGCCTTTTTTGCAATTTGCTCTTCAATCATGCGGGCTAAATTTTTATACGGTGAGAAAAACGCTTCACGCACACTGACCGGATTGGCAATAACTTTAGTAATAGTTGCGTTCCAATCGTTTCCATCTCTGTCATAAAACAAACCATTTCGTCCAACAACAATATTGTCAGAAGCGCCATTGGTTAAAAGTGCCAAAAGTTTTCGCTTGGCTGTTCCTCGTGTTATATCACAGTAAAGTAAATACGCTCCCGATAAAATATCCAAGGTTGCATGTCGGTCATCTCCGTTTAATTCAAAGCACAAGGTTGTTGCCCTTGTGTCAAAGAATAAAACGCCTGCCTGAAAGGCCGTTTCTCCTCCGGTATAAAAGTTGGAAAAACTGACATAATTTTTCAAAAGTGTAAAAAAGTCTTTTCGAAAGAGCAATAATTTTTTAAGCGATTGGATGTGCTGTTTTTCCTTTTCAAAGGTCAACCGTTCATTTATTTCCGTGATAATTTCATCTTTTTGATTGAGCTTTGTTTCCAAAAACTGAGGATTGATTTTTGCAGCCTTAATTTCAGCCTGCTTTGAATACACCGTAGTAAAGTCGGAAATTTTTTGTGAAATATTTTTCCAATCATTTTCTGTCAGTACCAAAATCTCTCCGCATAAAGGTGAAACAGCATCTGCGTAGAGCTTTTTTATTTCATTTGCCCAAGCCGGGTTTATTTTGCTTTGTGTGTCCAAAAGCATTTCGGTATTCGGCAATGCAATGGGAAGCTCGCGTAATTTTTCGCTGGATGTGTCCAATTCAACAGTAGTGAAGTTTTTAAAAATTTCACTGTAGTCGGTGAGCGGGGTGTTTTCTCCATTGACATAGGTCAAAAGTTTACAACGAACAAAGAAGTCATCTATCTTGTTTTTAACGGCTTCAAAAGCGGCAACGGCTTTTAGCATCGATGCGGTTTCCAAACCGGCACTGACGGCTTTTAAATCTTCGGTGTTTTGGAGACATTGGTTCCTGTCATTAGTAAACATGTCAAAGATGGCTTCACTCGTGCTGTTTATATTTTCTTTTACATACAGTGAAAGCACTTTTTTCAGGCGGAGATCATCGCTGTCATTATCAGATAGTTCTCCGAGTTCATTTGATTTTATAATTTCATTTTCGTTTACAATATCCGCAAGTGAAATTATACTGCCTGTTTTTCCCTGACTTTTTAAAGCCCATTCCGCTGTCTTGGCAATTGCGGTACTTTTTATATCGCCGAGTGAAAGTGTATCGCCGTCTTTCATGATGATACCGACATCCTGTAAACTTTCTGCTAAAAAATCGACGGCATCTAAAACTTCCGGAGGGCGGATAAATCCGTCGGCATCCGTATCCAGTATGGCAGCCGTTTCGGGATTAAAGAAAATGCCTTTTGTCGGCATCGCTAATGTAGTCCAAAGCTTTTGATCTAATTGCCTCAGATTAAGAATATCATCGGCAGTTTCAAACACCAACTGAGTTACCCCGCCGAATCTTGCAAATTTCCAAATATGTTTTTTCAAGTTTTCCTCCAAACGATAAAGTAACACGCCATCGTTTTTTTATCAAGAGGCCCTTTATGGTTATGAAAATCGATTTTGTAATATTTTTTTAAGAGCACCAGAGCTGTCAACAAGCGTAATAAGATACTGCCAACCGGCACGGTAAGGACTTACATTTTTCATTAATCTTGCTTTCCATGAATTTGGAATGCATTTTAATTGACAGGCAAAAGACTTATTTATATAATATCAAAGATGAAATACACGGGTTTAAGCACAAAGAAAATTCTTGAAAATTGGTACGGCAATCATCTTATTATTGCCGGAGAAAGTTTTATAGTGGGAATCCTCACAGGGCTTGCCATTACGGCATTTAGAAAATCCATCGATTTTCTTTCAAGCTTACGAATTGATTTTTATGATAAGGCAGTAAGCGGACAGTTCGGTACGGTCTTCGGCTTTGGCGTTTTAATTTTGACGGTAATTATTTTAGGCTTATTTATGGGCTTTATCATCAAAAAATATCCAATGATAAAGGGGAGCGGGGTTTCACAGATCAAGGGTAAATTTATGAAAAAGCTCGATATGACCCCATGGCCGGAATTACCCTTAAAATTTTTAGGCGGTGTTTTAAACATAAGTGCAGGCCTTTCAGTCGGACGGGAAGGCCCCTCCGTTCAAATCGGAGCATACATAGGAAGTGCCTTTGAAAAAATCGGCAAGACTTCCCATATTGAAAGGGTTTGCCTTGTAACAAGCGGTGCTGCAGCAGGGCTTGCCGCAACTTTCGGGGCTCCCTTTGCAGGAATCGTCTTTGCAATCGAAGACCTGCACCAATATCTAAGCCCCCTCCTTTTAACCTGCGTAATGCTTGGAGCCTTTGCCGGCGACCTTGCAACTTCCTTATTTTTTAAGCAGGGAGCTATTTTTGATTTTCACGGTCTTCAACTTTTCCCTATAAAATATTTCGGCTGGCTAATCTTGATGGGAGCCGCTGCAGCCCTGATCGGACATCTTTTTAAAAAATCGATTTATACATCTCAAAAGATGTACAGAAAATTAAAGATTCCGCCCCAATTTTCGCCATTGATTCCGTATCTTATTTCGATACCAGTCTGTATTTTTTTGCCTCTTGCGGCAAGCGGAGGAGACCATCTGATTGAAGCCATTGCAGAACACAGCTTTCCGCTTTCTATGCTCGTTCTGATTCTTGCGGCAAAGATAATTTTTACAGGTCTTTCGGCAGGCTCCGGAGCCATAGGCGGCATATTTGTTCCTCTTCTTTCATGCGGAGCCTTGACGGGAATTATATTTTCGAACATCTTGGTTTATTTTAATTTAATTGAAGCTCAATATTCCGTAAACCTGATGGTCTTTGCGATGGCCGCTTTTTTTACTACCGTAATAAAGGCTCCGATTACGGCCATAGTTCTTCTTGCAGAAACAAGCGGAGACCTTTTCCATTTGGGAGGCTTGGTGCTGACCACGGCAACTGCATACATTACGGCAAACATAATAAAGTCGCCGCCGAATGACGAGGTGCTTTTAAAACAGATTTTAAACAGTGAAGATTTTGCAAATAAAAAAGAAAAAGCGGAAGAACACGGCAAGCAGGTTTTTGAAGTATGCGTTTCTCCCGAATCTTTTTTGGACGGAAAGAAAATTATGGACATTCAATGGCCTGATGACTGTTTAATCGTAAGCATTGCGAGGGGCGAAGAAGAAATCATCCCCGACGGCAGTACCTCTATTTCGGCAGGCGACAGGCTGGTGGTTTTAACACACGGACACCATGTAGAATTCCATTTAGAGCGAATCGCAGAGATGGCTCAAGTCGAGTGAGCCCCTTACTTTCCGACACAAAAGCCTGAAAAGACCTTGTCAAGGATATCGTCGGAGCGGACTTCTCCGGTAATCTCGCCCAAAAAGCTTAAGGCTTCTTCAAGGTCTTCTACGATGAGGTCGAGGGGAAAGCCTTCAAGAGAATTTTGATAGGCTGTTTTAAGTACATCCAAGGCCTTTTGGACGGCATCCCTCTGTCTTTCGCTTCCAAGAGAAGCTGTTTTTGAAAAGCCGGAACTGCCGGTATTTTTTGCAAGAACAGAATAGGCCTTTTCGGACAGAGCCTTAATTCCGTTAGAAGCCTTTGATGAAATTATTATGGGCTCTGCAATTTTTTCGGCTTTTAAGATTTCTTTTATTTTTTCTTTTGACTCGGTATCGAGTAAGTCCTCTTTTGTGATAACCGTAATTACCGGAGCCTTTGCATTTTTTATAAACTCGGAATCTTCCTTGTTTAAACTACCTGCGGACAAGATATCCTTAGGGTCGCAAAGGTAGAGGATGAGGTCGGCATTCCGGCTCATCTCCAAGCTCCGCTCGACACCGATAGCTTCTATCGAATCCTGAGTATAGCGTATACCCGCCGTGTCGTAAAGGCTTACAGGGATGCCGTTAAAGTTTAGGGAAGCTTCAAGCCAGTCCCTCGTCGTCCCGTGAATATCCGAAACTATTGCCCTGTCTTCTTTTAGAAGGGCATTAAAGAGGGAGGACTTTCCTGCATTGGTCTTACCCGCAAGGACAACCTTAGCTCCTTGAATAAAGATTTTTTCCGCAGCCCATGAATCGGCTAAATTTTTTAGAGGTTCGATAATCCGTAAAATCAAATCGGGAGAAAATGCACCTTGGCTTGTTTCCTCATCTTCGGGATATTCTATTTCAACATCGGCCGCAGCGATTACAGCCGTGAGTCCGTGCTTTATTTCCTCTATGCCTGAAAAAAGATTTCCCGACAGGCGGCCTGCTGCAAGTTCTATATTTATATCGGTTTTTGAATTGATGATTTCGTTTACAGCTTCGGCCCGTGTTAGATCGGCCTTTCCGTTCGCAAAGGCACGGAATGTAAACTCCCCGCCCTCGGCCGCTCTAAAACCGTTTTCGATTAAAAGGCGGTAAATTTTTAAAACTACGGCAGTTCCGCCATGACAGATAAACTCAACGGAATCCTCTCCCGTAAAACTTTTAGGTTCCCGATAAACGCAGACCGTAACCTCATCAACTTCTTTTTTTGATTCGGGGTCTAAAACCCAGCCGTGCAAGATAGTGTTACCTTGGGCTTCTTTTAGTTTTTCAGGTTTTGAAAAGATTGCGGAAGCAAGGTCTATCGCCCCCTTCCCCGAAGTGCGGACAATACCCAAAGCGGCAGGGCTTAGGGCCGTAGCTATTGCAGCTATAGGATCGTCTAGGGAATATTTACCTATCTGCATTATCTTCTCCCGAAATTTTTAAGCGGCAAAATATTATCGGAGCAAGCCCTGAAGCAATAAGACCGACCATAAAAAATTCCAAAAATCGGTAGAGCCTATATTGTGCATAGCTTGAATCTATTTTTAAAAGATAAAAAATCATAATCGGAATACAGGAAAGAGCAGACCCGATTATAAAACGTAAAAATTTTTGAACCCAAGTTCCCGAAGAAGCATCAAAGCTATACTTCGAATTTTCAAGGATACGGATATTTCCAAAAGCAAGCCCAAGGATAAGTCCTGCTTCATTTACCTTTTCTCTCGAAATTAAAATGAGTATAAACGCAAAAACAGCCGCAAGAGTAAACCTTATTGACGCAGTTTTTTTGAATTTAATATTTGGGACATCGTTCTCATCTGTCCTATTTAATGTAGGAAGCTTTGCTTCAATTGCGGGAAGAAAAAACATCATACTTAAAAAGATAAATGCACCAAGCCCCCAGCCTAATAAGACATCGGTCGGATAATGCACTCCGAGATAAACCCGTGAAAAGCCTACCAAAAATGGAAGAACAATTGCAGC is from Treponema denticola and encodes:
- a CDS encoding recombinase family protein, with the protein product MIEYHNKITALYSRLSVGDEDRDGGESNSIVNQKAFLERYARDKKLINIRHYIDDDESGRFFDRSAYTQMISDVEQGKIGIVIMKDMTRWGRDYLQVGNAMEIFRRNNVRFIAINNGIDSIDQNTLEFAPFINIMSEWYARDISKKVKTGIKTKGANGKPVATKAPYGYIKDPENKDYWIVDKEAAEVVKLIFRLFMEGKNRNQIAVYLKEKEILTPTFYMKRQDRGTAKSKPLNEENRYNWNKATITRILKRQEYCGDVVNFKTEKHYRDKRNHYVDKSKWQITENVHEPIIDRTTFENVERMLKNAPVKRPNGDGEIHALSGLMYCKDCGTKMHIRTIHKNGKVQHVTYCSEYAKGKAKHPKCNSPHRIDVDEVMENIAEVLRKIAQYSLENKAEFEKLVKESLYKEQTEEVKKNQKRMPQITDRMEQIERVMNKLYEDNALGNMDTERYEQLSRKYAEEYYTLKAEKEEIKERLSECENANQRAKKFIRLAESYSNFEELTPTIINEFISKIVVHERDVKRARYVVQRIEVYFNYIGKFENELTKQIEPTEQEMLQMREEIEEAKKEKARAYRRAYYKEYRANNLEKCREYEKLKAREYRAKKKLQATT
- a CDS encoding PcfB family protein: MLLDNIKDFEGTAKEYGIDFALKKDILENPPRYLVFFKGRDADVMEAAFKEYMAKNLRKEKKPSVKKALSAFKEAAEKNHKTREKVKVKDRGVEL
- a CDS encoding ClC family H(+)/Cl(-) exchange transporter produces the protein MTGKRLIYIISKMKYTGLSTKKILENWYGNHLIIAGESFIVGILTGLAITAFRKSIDFLSSLRIDFYDKAVSGQFGTVFGFGVLILTVIILGLFMGFIIKKYPMIKGSGVSQIKGKFMKKLDMTPWPELPLKFLGGVLNISAGLSVGREGPSVQIGAYIGSAFEKIGKTSHIERVCLVTSGAAAGLAATFGAPFAGIVFAIEDLHQYLSPLLLTCVMLGAFAGDLATSLFFKQGAIFDFHGLQLFPIKYFGWLILMGAAAALIGHLFKKSIYTSQKMYRKLKIPPQFSPLIPYLISIPVCIFLPLAASGGDHLIEAIAEHSFPLSMLVLILAAKIIFTGLSAGSGAIGGIFVPLLSCGALTGIIFSNILVYFNLIEAQYSVNLMVFAMAAFFTTVIKAPITAIVLLAETSGDLFHLGGLVLTTATAYITANIIKSPPNDEVLLKQILNSEDFANKKEKAEEHGKQVFEVCVSPESFLDGKKIMDIQWPDDCLIVSIARGEEEIIPDGSTSISAGDRLVVLTHGHHVEFHLERIAEMAQVE
- the mnmE gene encoding tRNA uridine-5-carboxymethylaminomethyl(34) synthesis GTPase MnmE, with product MQIGKYSLDDPIAAIATALSPAALGIVRTSGKGAIDLASAIFSKPEKLKEAQGNTILHGWVLDPESKKEVDEVTVCVYREPKSFTGEDSVEFICHGGTAVVLKIYRLLIENGFRAAEGGEFTFRAFANGKADLTRAEAVNEIINSKTDINIELAAGRLSGNLFSGIEEIKHGLTAVIAAADVEIEYPEDEETSQGAFSPDLILRIIEPLKNLADSWAAEKIFIQGAKVVLAGKTNAGKSSLFNALLKEDRAIVSDIHGTTRDWLEASLNFNGIPVSLYDTAGIRYTQDSIEAIGVERSLEMSRNADLILYLCDPKDILSAGSLNKEDSEFIKNAKAPVITVITKEDLLDTESKEKIKEILKAEKIAEPIIISSKASNGIKALSEKAYSVLAKNTGSSGFSKTASLGSERQRDAVQKALDVLKTAYQNSLEGFPLDLIVEDLEEALSFLGEITGEVRSDDILDKVFSGFCVGK
- a CDS encoding phosphatase PAP2 family protein, with product MAELSAASKELHAVHQWGIQVIRTIQNFSNPFLNEVMKIFTEASTYGFVVFIIGLYLWCIDYKKGLHLAYAAAFTSGLNGGIKRIFKIPRPFAHAPEIMLKSIGGFSTPSGHSSISAFIYPAVLFYKPFRESLSKDFQSAKSQKSTASVKIKIAAAIVLPFLVGFSRVYLGVHYPTDVLLGWGLGAFIFLSMMFFLPAIEAKLPTLNRTDENDVPNIKFKKTASIRFTLAAVFAFILILISREKVNEAGLILGLAFGNIRILENSKYSFDASSGTWVQKFLRFIIGSALSCIPIMIFYLLKIDSSYAQYRLYRFLEFFMVGLIASGLAPIIFCRLKISGEDNADR